Proteins encoded within one genomic window of Candidatus Hydrogenedentota bacterium:
- a CDS encoding 30S ribosomal protein S12, protein MPTINQLVRNCREKMTSKTKSPALKASPQASGTCTRVFTMTPKKPNSALRKVARVRLKNGMEVTVYIPGVGHNLQEHSQVMIRGGRVKDLPGVRYHLIRGVLDAAGDLGGTASEKDQGGKKVHAGRWVSRSKYGVKRPKKGGDAKKKK, encoded by the coding sequence TTGCCTACGATCAACCAGCTGGTGAGAAACTGCCGCGAGAAGATGACTTCGAAGACGAAGTCCCCCGCGCTCAAGGCGAGCCCGCAGGCGTCGGGCACGTGCACGCGCGTCTTCACCATGACGCCCAAGAAGCCGAACTCGGCGCTGCGCAAAGTGGCGCGCGTCCGGCTGAAGAACGGCATGGAGGTGACGGTGTACATCCCGGGCGTCGGGCACAACCTGCAGGAGCACTCGCAGGTGATGATCCGCGGCGGCCGCGTGAAGGACCTTCCGGGCGTGCGCTACCACCTCATCCGCGGGGTGCTGGACGCGGCGGGCGACCTGGGCGGGACGGCGAGCGAGAAGGACCAGGGCGGCAAGAAGGTCCATGCCGGCCGCTGGGTGAGCCGGTCGAAGTACGGCGTGAAGCGGCCCAAGAAGGGCGGAGACGCCAAGAAGAAGAAATGA
- a CDS encoding LysM peptidoglycan-binding domain-containing protein — MPEATRSTVRDRLPGTERSRSVGLAAAVMAVFLLLYTTGCQSTGVQRAVAHFKPAPRAEVGATELAPVEPEGEGAAPGVRTYSPLAVPDPLPAPVQREIAELTTKYPKTFQRGLERGAKYDAYLRGRLREAGMPEDLVYLAMVESMYRPEAKSPAGACGMWQFMTTTGRRFKLRIDHYVDERFDVPRSTDAAIGYLTALHDYFEGSWAHAVTAYNMGEGGLSRAMEANGGERDIWRLISTPPASDRIKLEAKKYYARMLAYMVVTRDLEKYGFEKCPATPDDLAPVQVEGMYSLAKLDEALGYAPGTLSHHNPALIRGVTPPSGGITVHVPARDLERFQTALRGMTPMKSSPKDVMLAGGNATHRVRKGETLATIARKYGVSVQAIARENKLKSANRLSVSQTLVIPGVSARGGSELREMLAGSDPSAERAAESAPAPEGRRAEATATHTVRKGDTPAGVARKYKVSLASLQEWNGLGKNPVIRVGQKLVVGKTAAPAPASKSEDSPSHHVVRKGEYPAVIAKMYEMEVGELLRANNLTPRSTLHVGDRLVVARARDAAPAETTAKAAPAASAATEQVTIKHVVRRGETLSSISARHKVALKDVMALNKLTNKSVLKAGQELMVRTEVPAGAGDGGQEVAVAKAETDQGRKIAHKVAAGQNPTVIARKYGVSVKDLFTWNGWKTTPVLKVGDTVTVFESR; from the coding sequence ATGCCCGAGGCAACACGGAGCACGGTCAGGGACCGTCTGCCGGGAACGGAGCGTTCCCGCAGTGTTGGTCTGGCGGCGGCGGTGATGGCGGTGTTCTTGCTGCTGTACACGACAGGGTGCCAGAGCACGGGTGTCCAGCGCGCGGTGGCGCATTTCAAGCCGGCCCCGCGCGCGGAGGTGGGCGCGACGGAGCTTGCGCCGGTGGAGCCGGAGGGGGAGGGCGCCGCCCCCGGCGTGCGCACATACTCTCCCCTGGCGGTGCCGGACCCCCTTCCCGCGCCGGTGCAGCGCGAGATTGCGGAACTGACCACCAAGTACCCGAAGACGTTCCAGCGCGGCCTGGAACGCGGGGCGAAGTACGACGCCTACCTTCGGGGCCGTCTCCGGGAGGCGGGGATGCCGGAGGACCTGGTGTATCTGGCCATGGTGGAGAGCATGTACCGGCCGGAGGCGAAGTCGCCGGCGGGGGCCTGCGGCATGTGGCAGTTCATGACGACGACGGGCCGGCGGTTCAAGCTGCGCATAGACCACTACGTGGACGAGCGGTTTGACGTGCCCCGGTCCACCGACGCGGCCATTGGCTATCTGACGGCGCTGCACGACTATTTCGAGGGGAGCTGGGCCCACGCGGTCACGGCGTACAACATGGGGGAGGGCGGCCTGAGCCGCGCGATGGAGGCGAACGGGGGCGAGCGGGACATCTGGCGGCTCATCAGCACGCCGCCGGCGAGCGACCGGATCAAGCTGGAGGCGAAGAAGTACTACGCCCGGATGCTGGCGTACATGGTGGTCACCCGCGACCTGGAGAAGTACGGGTTTGAAAAGTGCCCGGCCACCCCCGACGACCTGGCGCCGGTGCAGGTGGAGGGGATGTACTCTTTGGCGAAGCTGGACGAGGCGCTGGGCTACGCCCCGGGCACGCTTTCCCATCACAACCCGGCGCTGATCCGGGGCGTGACCCCGCCCTCGGGCGGAATCACGGTGCACGTGCCGGCGCGGGACCTGGAGCGTTTCCAGACGGCGCTCCGGGGCATGACCCCCATGAAGTCGTCGCCCAAGGACGTGATGCTTGCCGGCGGGAACGCGACGCACCGGGTCCGGAAGGGGGAGACCCTGGCGACCATCGCCCGGAAATACGGCGTGAGCGTGCAGGCCATCGCCAGGGAGAACAAGCTCAAGTCGGCGAACCGTCTTTCGGTGAGCCAGACCCTGGTGATTCCCGGCGTGTCCGCGCGGGGCGGCAGCGAGCTGCGCGAGATGCTGGCGGGATCCGACCCGTCCGCGGAGCGGGCGGCGGAGTCCGCGCCCGCGCCCGAGGGGCGCCGCGCCGAGGCCACGGCCACCCACACGGTCCGGAAGGGGGACACGCCGGCGGGGGTCGCCCGGAAGTACAAGGTTTCCCTGGCCAGCCTTCAGGAGTGGAACGGCCTGGGCAAGAATCCCGTGATCCGGGTGGGGCAGAAACTGGTGGTGGGGAAGACGGCCGCCCCCGCGCCGGCCTCCAAATCGGAGGATTCGCCGTCGCACCATGTGGTCAGGAAGGGGGAGTACCCGGCCGTCATCGCCAAGATGTACGAGATGGAGGTGGGCGAACTGCTGCGGGCGAACAACCTGACGCCGCGCTCGACGCTCCATGTGGGCGACCGGCTGGTGGTGGCGCGGGCCCGGGACGCCGCCCCGGCGGAGACGACCGCGAAGGCGGCGCCGGCCGCCTCCGCCGCCACCGAGCAGGTGACCATCAAGCATGTCGTGCGGCGGGGCGAGACGCTGTCGTCCATCTCGGCGCGCCACAAGGTTGCGCTCAAGGACGTGATGGCCCTGAACAAGCTGACGAACAAGTCGGTGCTGAAGGCGGGCCAGGAGCTGATGGTGCGCACGGAGGTGCCCGCGGGGGCCGGGGACGGCGGGCAGGAGGTGGCGGTGGCAAAGGCGGAGACCGACCAGGGCCGGAAGATCGCCCACAAGGTGGCGGCGGGCCAGAACCCCACGGTGATCGCCCGCAAATACGGCGTTTCGGTGAAGGACCTTTTCACCTGGAACGGCTGGAAGACGACGCCGGTGCTGAAGGTCGGCGACACGGTCACGGTCTTCGAGAGCCGGTGA
- the rpsG gene encoding 30S ribosomal protein S7 produces MARRRVPEKRVPLGDPKYGSTLVAKFISTVMICGKKSIAESIVYGAFEIIKAKVPNEEPHLVFAAAIENAKPLLQVKSRRIGGATYQVPVEIAPATRTALSFRWIIEFARKRGEKTMRERLAGELLDCYNKQGATMKRKDDTHRMAEANKAFAHFRF; encoded by the coding sequence ATGGCAAGACGCAGAGTACCTGAGAAACGGGTTCCCCTCGGCGATCCGAAATATGGCAGCACGCTGGTGGCCAAGTTCATCAGCACCGTCATGATCTGCGGCAAGAAGAGCATTGCCGAGTCCATCGTGTACGGCGCCTTCGAGATCATCAAGGCCAAGGTTCCGAACGAGGAGCCCCATCTGGTGTTCGCCGCCGCGATCGAGAATGCCAAGCCCCTGCTCCAGGTGAAATCGCGGCGCATCGGCGGCGCGACGTACCAGGTGCCGGTCGAGATCGCGCCTGCGACGCGCACGGCCCTTTCCTTCCGCTGGATCATCGAGTTCGCCCGGAAGCGGGGCGAGAAGACGATGCGCGAGCGGCTGGCGGGCGAGCTTCTGGACTGCTACAACAAGCAGGGCGCGACGATGAAGCGCAAGGACGACACGCACCGGATGGCGGAGGCGAACAAGGCGTTCGCGCATTTCCGGTTCTGA
- a CDS encoding M23 family metallopeptidase, producing MTGFLRGLAPGLVLAAGLLLGAAAPAAEDGWAWPLELPRRLSGSFGEDRGGRFHMGIDLRTGGATGKAVLAAGDGHVSRVRCSAWGYGRALYLRLDSGHTVIYGHLSEYHEELAAEVRAKQHAAARYAVDLTFPPDRFPVRRGQVIARSGDTGSGPAHLHFEVRDAANRAVNPATLGLTWEDATPPRPARLLVCPAGPDSRVNGAPAPAVFPLRKDASGRHACPPVRVRGPVGLGVEYTDPEPDGPRLGAHRVRLAVGGEERHVVQYDALSYSQYRHNAVMYHPYLGDLGRFLLLWRWPDNRSGCVLPVPGDGWVDVGEEAREAVVELADFMGNRAEIAVSLLPGDAGESPAPEKAENRGAGQVTARSLGAWLSLEARFPAPEPEAPLLELEGADGARQAPFLRTGPAVFHLGWAPAADGAHRLRVTHPRLKAFAVAPHRVSRGGALALPLEGGGRLDIPRGAPFGTTLVWASGGMAAAPGGAPFAEAPLLALPVPAGVPDPRRAGIVSVTDKGRRWIGGRVAGASVEASVDGLGTFAVDEDTAAPRLRDWALEDGAVTQTRRPRVVATVSDAGSGVAAWSLRCGDQWLLSAYDADDGRVVWERDEDLPPGPQTLTLRVEDGAGNRAEFARRVVVGGR from the coding sequence GTGACGGGCTTCCTGCGGGGTCTTGCGCCGGGTCTCGTGCTGGCGGCGGGCCTCCTGCTCGGCGCGGCCGCCCCGGCGGCGGAGGACGGCTGGGCGTGGCCCCTGGAGCTGCCGCGGCGCCTTTCGGGGAGTTTTGGGGAGGACCGGGGCGGGCGGTTTCACATGGGCATTGACCTGCGCACGGGGGGGGCGACGGGGAAGGCGGTGCTGGCGGCGGGCGACGGGCATGTGAGCCGCGTGCGCTGCTCCGCGTGGGGGTATGGCCGGGCCCTCTACCTTCGGCTCGACAGCGGCCACACGGTGATCTACGGGCACCTGTCGGAATACCATGAGGAACTCGCGGCGGAGGTGCGGGCGAAACAGCACGCCGCCGCCCGCTATGCCGTGGACCTGACCTTCCCTCCGGACCGGTTTCCGGTGCGCAGGGGCCAGGTGATCGCCAGGAGCGGCGACACGGGTTCGGGGCCGGCGCACCTGCATTTCGAGGTGCGCGACGCCGCCAACCGCGCCGTGAATCCGGCGACTCTCGGCCTCACCTGGGAGGATGCCACGCCCCCGCGCCCGGCGAGGCTGCTGGTCTGTCCGGCGGGGCCGGATTCCCGGGTGAACGGCGCGCCCGCGCCCGCCGTGTTTCCCCTGCGCAAGGACGCCTCGGGGCGCCATGCGTGCCCGCCGGTGCGGGTGCGCGGGCCGGTCGGCCTGGGGGTGGAATACACGGACCCGGAGCCCGACGGGCCGCGGCTGGGCGCGCACCGCGTGCGGCTGGCGGTGGGCGGCGAGGAGCGGCATGTCGTCCAGTACGATGCACTGTCTTATTCGCAATACAGGCATAATGCAGTCATGTATCACCCCTATCTTGGGGACCTGGGACGCTTCCTGCTGCTGTGGCGGTGGCCGGACAACCGCAGCGGATGCGTTCTGCCGGTTCCAGGGGACGGGTGGGTGGATGTCGGGGAGGAGGCCCGCGAGGCGGTGGTGGAGCTGGCGGATTTCATGGGGAACCGCGCCGAAATCGCGGTGTCCCTGCTGCCCGGGGATGCGGGGGAGTCTCCCGCGCCGGAAAAGGCGGAAAACAGGGGGGCGGGGCAGGTGACGGCGCGCAGTCTGGGCGCGTGGCTGAGTCTGGAGGCGCGGTTCCCCGCGCCGGAGCCGGAGGCCCCGCTGCTGGAGTTGGAGGGGGCGGACGGGGCCCGGCAGGCGCCGTTCTTGCGGACGGGTCCGGCGGTGTTTCACCTGGGCTGGGCGCCCGCGGCCGACGGGGCGCACCGCCTCCGGGTGACGCACCCGCGGCTCAAGGCCTTCGCGGTTGCGCCGCACCGGGTGTCCCGGGGGGGCGCGCTGGCGCTTCCCCTGGAGGGGGGCGGACGCCTCGACATTCCGCGCGGGGCGCCCTTCGGGACGACGCTGGTGTGGGCCTCCGGCGGCATGGCGGCCGCCCCCGGCGGCGCGCCCTTCGCAGAGGCGCCCCTGCTGGCGCTTCCCGTGCCCGCGGGCGTGCCGGACCCGCGGCGCGCGGGGATTGTGAGCGTTACGGACAAAGGGCGGCGGTGGATCGGCGGCCGGGTGGCGGGCGCTTCGGTGGAAGCGTCCGTTGACGGGCTGGGGACTTTCGCGGTGGACGAGGACACCGCGGCGCCCCGGCTGCGCGACTGGGCGCTGGAGGACGGCGCGGTCACCCAGACGCGCAGGCCCCGGGTGGTTGCCACGGTTTCCGACGCGGGAAGCGGCGTGGCCGCGTGGTCGCTGCGCTGCGGGGACCAGTGGCTTCTGAGCGCCTACGACGCGGATGACGGAAGGGTGGTCTGGGAGCGGGACGAGGATCTGCCGCCGGGCCCGCAGACGCTCACGCTGCGGGTGGAGGACGGGGCGGGGAACCGGGCGGAATTCGCGCGGCGTGTCGTGGTTGGGGGCCGGTAG